A DNA window from Deltaproteobacteria bacterium contains the following coding sequences:
- a CDS encoding outer membrane beta-barrel protein: MIRAYNLRKIVFTILTTVFVFLSLGPSKAKANFIEVGASGSYKRSNIGENAYDESQSLTGSLSYYFDESSAIELSYTDGKNRRMIGENQADGQLTNMTYKMMGLDFVLTIGPREATLRPYVKVGAVYILEKRITSQTWLNNVVFPGTPIEDPPALVPSAGIGFKLTLTKEWSLKVGAEAWTSRPLSQTPVTIDYSGRVGLTWLF, encoded by the coding sequence ATGATACGAGCGTACAACCTTCGAAAGATCGTCTTCACCATTCTGACGACGGTGTTCGTTTTTCTTAGTCTTGGGCCATCGAAGGCCAAAGCCAACTTTATTGAAGTTGGCGCATCTGGAAGCTACAAGCGCTCGAACATCGGCGAGAATGCTTACGACGAATCACAATCTTTAACGGGATCGCTGTCTTACTATTTCGATGAAAGTTCAGCGATTGAGCTTAGCTACACGGACGGAAAAAACCGGCGGATGATTGGCGAAAACCAAGCCGACGGTCAACTGACCAACATGACCTACAAAATGATGGGCCTCGATTTTGTTCTTACAATTGGGCCGCGCGAAGCCACGTTGAGGCCCTATGTGAAAGTCGGCGCCGTTTACATACTAGAAAAACGAATCACAAGCCAAACGTGGCTTAACAACGTTGTCTTCCCGGGAACCCCCATCGAAGACCCACCGGCACTTGTTCCCAGTGCGGGAATTGGATTTAAACTTACTCTCACAAAAGAATGGTCATTGAAAGTAGGCGCGGAAGCCTGGACAAGCCGGCCACTATCACAAACACCTGTGACAATCGACTATTCCGGCCGCGTTGGCTTGACATGGCTCTTCTAA
- a CDS encoding sigma-70 family RNA polymerase sigma factor, whose product MSASLRSLVLEKSDSIALDRESGRVSDRDVAKAKSPVSQSLLKTTVARANKEAAESVVLSDLELVDQVKVGNRKAFTELVRRHQRGLLRIVLRLTRELPLAEDIVQETFIKAYEKMVLFEGRSSFKSWLYQVGLNTAKNRFRSRPPEEFTTDIVQGGVDAGAERDLVKGDVSRLLRAQVDLLPERQRIAITLRVFEDLSFKEIAQIMNCPYDTAKANYRHALLKLREKFELEMGTGGDLENWNSLFSMDSDAGSPFESSGNSGTGSGGSRGAQDQREVDL is encoded by the coding sequence ATGAGCGCAAGCCTTAGGAGCCTAGTTCTAGAGAAGTCCGATTCGATCGCACTTGATCGGGAAAGTGGTCGCGTGAGTGATCGAGACGTTGCGAAAGCAAAGTCGCCGGTAAGTCAGTCGTTGTTAAAGACGACGGTCGCAAGGGCGAACAAGGAAGCCGCCGAGTCGGTGGTCCTTTCGGATCTAGAGCTTGTTGATCAGGTGAAGGTTGGCAACCGAAAGGCCTTCACGGAACTGGTTCGCCGTCACCAACGCGGTCTCTTGCGCATCGTTTTACGACTGACGCGAGAACTGCCACTGGCGGAGGATATCGTGCAGGAAACGTTTATTAAGGCTTACGAAAAGATGGTGCTGTTTGAAGGCCGTTCAAGCTTCAAGAGCTGGCTCTATCAAGTGGGATTGAACACAGCGAAGAATCGCTTCCGTTCGCGCCCTCCGGAAGAATTCACAACGGATATCGTTCAAGGCGGCGTTGATGCTGGTGCGGAACGCGATCTAGTTAAAGGTGATGTGTCGCGACTGCTTCGTGCCCAAGTGGATTTGTTACCAGAACGTCAACGTATTGCGATCACTCTTCGGGTGTTCGAGGATTTGAGCTTCAAAGAAATCGCTCAAATCATGAACTGCCCTTACGACACTGCGAAAGCGAACTACCGTCATGCCCTTTTGAAACTTCGTGAGAAGTTTGAGCTTGAAATGGGCACCGGTGGAGATCTTGAAAACTGGAATTCTCTATTCAGCATGGACAGCGACGCTGGCTCGCCTTTTGAATCGTCTGGTAATTCAGGTACCGGTTCAGGTGGGTCTCGCGGAGCACAAGACCAACGGGAGGTAGATCTGTGA
- a CDS encoding aminopeptidase: MSACFALTGCHAGYLIKSAWSQADLLLSRDSIEEILNSPEKDRALNPEDLKKLRLALEAKSFGERVLGLKKNGNYSSFVHLDRPYVSYIVSAAAKDRLEPHLWTFPIVGAVPYKGYFNPDDAKEEAKSLKEKGLDTYVRGATAYSTLGWFDDPVLSSMLRYSDYDLVNLIIHESVHATLYIKSQADFNERLATFIGDIGAELYFKEKEGAKSPTLIAAAAERQDDKAFSAFISKEIDRLKSWYPLQSAETPGFDELKKNRLAEILAAFEKDLAPKLGNGKYRERLRRDLDPARLNNASLLAWKTYVYDMSDFDVTFEKMKRDPLKFMEFAKSLEKSKDPEADLKAYGK; this comes from the coding sequence ATGTCCGCCTGTTTCGCTCTCACTGGCTGTCACGCTGGCTATCTCATCAAAAGTGCCTGGTCGCAGGCCGATCTTCTTTTAAGTCGCGATTCGATTGAAGAGATTTTGAATTCGCCGGAAAAAGACCGGGCGCTAAATCCTGAAGACTTAAAAAAGTTGCGGTTGGCACTTGAAGCAAAATCGTTTGGAGAACGTGTTCTTGGGCTAAAAAAAAATGGCAATTACTCGAGCTTTGTCCATCTTGATCGACCTTACGTTTCATACATCGTAAGTGCGGCCGCAAAAGATCGTCTTGAACCACATCTGTGGACATTCCCCATCGTCGGGGCCGTTCCGTACAAGGGCTACTTCAATCCCGACGATGCTAAGGAAGAAGCAAAGAGTCTTAAAGAAAAAGGCCTCGACACCTACGTGCGAGGCGCCACCGCCTATTCAACACTTGGCTGGTTTGACGACCCAGTACTGTCAAGCATGCTTCGCTATTCTGATTATGATCTCGTCAATCTGATTATTCACGAATCAGTTCACGCAACCCTTTACATTAAATCGCAAGCGGACTTCAACGAACGGTTAGCGACTTTCATCGGCGATATTGGTGCCGAGCTTTACTTTAAAGAAAAAGAAGGCGCAAAAAGCCCAACGCTGATTGCCGCGGCTGCTGAACGCCAAGACGACAAGGCGTTTTCGGCTTTTATTTCCAAGGAAATCGATCGCCTCAAGAGCTGGTATCCTCTGCAAAGCGCCGAGACACCTGGTTTCGATGAGCTAAAGAAAAATCGCCTCGCAGAAATACTGGCCGCATTCGAAAAGGATCTCGCACCAAAGCTTGGAAACGGAAAATATCGAGAGCGCCTGAGGCGAGATCTTGATCCCGCGAGACTGAACAATGCCTCCCTGCTCGCCTGGAAAACATATGTTTACGACATGTCGGACTTTGACGTGACATTCGAAAAAATGAAACGCGATCCGTTGAAGTTTATGGAATTTGCAAAGTCCTTAGAAAAGTCGAAGGACCCCGAGGCGGACCTTAAAGCATATGGAAAATAG
- a CDS encoding metallophosphoesterase — protein MKRIKVVISDLHLGRGRTLEGGATNSLEEFYFGKKLVEFFNYYCSGEFRDSEVEVVINGDFLNFLQTDYRGHFLTVVTEGVAVEQLRSILGGHRDVFESMKSFASFPNHFITYIVGNHDQAMLWPATRQVFNEAIGTDIRYKNIVYFFDGVHVEHGHMHEAANRLDPKRFFLKRNLPEPILNLPFGSHFFVDFVLKIKHKHSHVDKVRPFNALIRWAIFNEPRFTVYAFFKLTLYFLKAMFWSDPRRHISLQSVLRVLAESAIFPDLSESARRVLNDERVHTVVFGHSHVYQYRQWGLNKEYFNTGTWTDITSLDIESLGKITKLTYVLIEYPDDGGRPRGRLKEWRGYHRIEEDVAVS, from the coding sequence GTGAAGCGCATTAAGGTCGTCATCTCAGATTTGCATTTAGGGCGCGGGCGCACACTGGAAGGTGGGGCCACGAATTCGCTTGAAGAGTTCTATTTTGGGAAAAAGTTAGTCGAGTTTTTCAACTACTATTGCTCGGGTGAGTTTCGCGACTCAGAAGTTGAAGTTGTCATCAACGGTGACTTCCTAAATTTTCTTCAGACGGACTATCGTGGCCATTTTCTGACTGTTGTTACCGAGGGCGTTGCTGTTGAACAGCTTCGGTCCATTTTGGGTGGCCACCGAGATGTTTTCGAATCGATGAAGAGTTTCGCGAGTTTTCCTAATCATTTTATTACCTACATCGTTGGTAATCACGACCAGGCAATGTTGTGGCCGGCGACTCGGCAAGTTTTCAACGAAGCGATTGGTACTGACATCCGTTACAAAAACATAGTTTACTTTTTTGATGGCGTGCACGTTGAACACGGTCACATGCACGAAGCGGCGAATCGACTAGACCCGAAGCGATTTTTTTTAAAGCGCAATTTACCTGAACCCATTTTGAATCTGCCGTTTGGATCGCATTTCTTTGTCGATTTTGTTTTAAAAATTAAACATAAACATTCTCATGTCGACAAGGTCCGTCCGTTCAACGCTCTGATCCGATGGGCCATCTTCAACGAACCGCGATTTACCGTGTATGCGTTTTTCAAACTGACATTGTACTTCTTGAAGGCGATGTTTTGGTCGGATCCTCGGCGGCACATTTCACTGCAAAGCGTTTTGCGAGTTCTGGCCGAGAGCGCGATTTTTCCTGATCTCAGCGAGTCGGCGCGCCGCGTTCTAAATGACGAACGGGTGCACACGGTGGTTTTTGGCCACTCTCACGTCTATCAGTACCGTCAATGGGGATTAAACAAAGAGTACTTCAACACGGGAACATGGACAGACATCACTTCATTGGATATTGAATCACTTGGTAAGATCACAAAGCTCACGTATGTTCTGATTGAGTACCCAGACGATGGCGGTCGGCCGCGAGGGCGCTTAAAAGAATGGCGCGGATACCATAGGATTGAAGAGGATGTCGCAGTCTCTTAG
- a CDS encoding GGDEF domain-containing protein, producing MAQQKKFKNQKPIDTDEVVDLNPDDLPDDESVTVTNTLDNPDESEKTVISAGATMNRRIAEATKTPPSIMMLEGPAGYVGKQWPIEKNELIIGRSMTSQVFVDDKSVSRSHTKIILKDNDVYVMDLESSNKTVVNDEAIPPMTAMKLKDNDTIKTGNVLFKYRERGSLEAHAHERLQEKSERDPLTGAYNKGALAQRGQEAFKRAKLLKVPISIAVFDIDFFKKINDDPNFGHPGGDYVLKDLVKVISTKLIRADDFLARYGGEEFVVILFGSNLQQAVEIGERLRLTIESHTFVYNGHTIPVTISVGVAAKQPEMSTWEELFAVADTAVYASKRTGRNRVTSA from the coding sequence ATGGCGCAACAGAAGAAGTTCAAAAATCAGAAACCGATTGATACAGATGAAGTAGTGGATCTCAATCCTGATGACTTGCCGGACGATGAGTCGGTGACCGTCACCAACACGCTAGACAATCCTGACGAGTCCGAGAAAACGGTTATTTCGGCCGGCGCCACTATGAATCGCCGAATTGCGGAGGCTACAAAGACTCCACCCTCGATCATGATGCTTGAGGGCCCAGCGGGCTACGTTGGGAAGCAATGGCCTATCGAGAAAAATGAGTTGATTATTGGTCGATCGATGACCTCGCAAGTTTTCGTCGATGACAAGTCTGTTTCACGTTCGCACACGAAAATTATTTTGAAAGACAATGACGTTTACGTCATGGATCTCGAGTCATCGAACAAAACGGTTGTCAACGACGAAGCAATTCCTCCGATGACGGCAATGAAGTTGAAAGACAACGACACAATTAAGACCGGTAACGTGCTCTTCAAGTATCGAGAGCGTGGAAGTTTGGAAGCGCATGCGCATGAACGGCTTCAGGAAAAATCGGAACGCGATCCACTGACTGGCGCGTATAATAAAGGTGCCCTTGCACAGCGCGGCCAGGAAGCTTTTAAGCGCGCGAAGCTTTTGAAAGTTCCAATTTCAATTGCCGTGTTTGACATCGACTTCTTCAAAAAAATCAATGATGACCCAAATTTCGGTCACCCAGGCGGCGACTACGTTTTGAAAGATCTTGTAAAGGTTATTTCTACGAAGCTCATTCGCGCGGATGACTTCTTGGCAAGATACGGCGGGGAAGAGTTTGTCGTTATTCTGTTCGGCTCGAACCTACAACAGGCGGTCGAAATCGGTGAACGGTTACGGCTTACCATCGAGTCGCATACGTTCGTTTACAACGGGCACACCATTCCAGTGACGATCTCAGTTGGCGTTGCGGCAAAGCAGCCAGAAATGTCAACATGGGAAGAGCTTTTCGCGGTTGCCGACACGGCTGTTTACGCTTCTAAACGCACCGGCCGAAACCGCGTCACTTCGGCTTGA
- a CDS encoding glucose-6-phosphate isomerase has protein sequence MSQSLRHSTNSPEIWSLKLSAPPAQSLVEQGLKAFHAILARQEIGFTRLSARADQGTIDGAQVAIDARAKEIARVSKHMVVIGMGGSSLGTRALLSAVPSSLGRGSVSFLDNIDGDRFWSWLRGLHDLGSIHWVLISKSGNTVETLGMADLIDQQLRLSGHRRLSSVATVVSELKESPLTKWARRESVPVLEIPMDVGGRFSVLSPVGLLPAAFVGLRIDRALEGAAWALESPGLVAQMAAKSLESFLREEWVTMLWSYSDGLRDFGGWWQQLWAESLAKKVNRHGGPAPRVSTPIAAVGACDQHSLLQQVMEGAPDKFVWFQRVLAAETGGPLLERTLFEGQEYMVGRSLADLFRAEADATEQAMSEANVRSASLTAEKLDERSMAALFMLWQMTIAVMGEVLDINAFDQPGVERGKVIARQSLKS, from the coding sequence ATGTCGCAGTCTCTTAGACACAGTACAAATTCGCCCGAGATCTGGTCGTTAAAACTTTCGGCCCCACCGGCGCAATCGCTTGTTGAACAAGGCCTTAAGGCATTTCATGCTATTTTGGCGAGGCAAGAAATTGGTTTTACCCGCCTCTCGGCGCGCGCTGATCAGGGGACGATCGATGGCGCTCAAGTCGCAATCGACGCGCGGGCGAAGGAAATCGCTCGCGTATCTAAACACATGGTTGTCATCGGGATGGGCGGTTCAAGCCTTGGAACCCGGGCGCTGTTATCAGCGGTTCCTAGCTCTTTAGGGCGGGGGTCGGTTTCGTTTCTCGATAATATCGACGGAGACCGATTTTGGAGCTGGCTTCGTGGACTTCATGACTTGGGCTCGATTCACTGGGTTTTGATTTCGAAGAGCGGCAACACCGTCGAAACACTGGGAATGGCAGATTTGATAGATCAACAGCTACGACTTTCTGGGCATCGGCGCTTGAGCAGCGTTGCGACGGTCGTTTCTGAGCTGAAAGAAAGTCCGCTGACAAAATGGGCCCGTCGCGAATCAGTGCCTGTGCTTGAGATCCCGATGGATGTCGGTGGACGGTTTTCAGTTTTGTCTCCTGTCGGCCTCTTGCCTGCTGCTTTTGTAGGACTTCGAATTGATCGAGCTCTCGAGGGAGCAGCGTGGGCACTTGAATCCCCCGGACTTGTGGCGCAAATGGCCGCAAAGTCATTGGAGTCGTTTTTGCGCGAGGAATGGGTGACAATGCTCTGGTCCTACTCGGACGGGCTGCGCGATTTTGGCGGTTGGTGGCAGCAGCTATGGGCAGAGAGTCTAGCAAAAAAGGTCAATCGCCACGGAGGTCCAGCACCTCGAGTGAGTACACCGATCGCGGCAGTAGGGGCGTGCGACCAACACTCGCTCCTGCAGCAAGTGATGGAAGGGGCGCCAGACAAATTTGTTTGGTTCCAGCGAGTTCTTGCCGCAGAAACCGGTGGTCCGCTTCTGGAGAGAACATTGTTTGAAGGCCAAGAATATATGGTCGGCAGATCTCTCGCCGATCTATTTCGTGCAGAGGCAGACGCTACGGAGCAAGCGATGTCCGAGGCGAACGTTCGCTCGGCGAGTTTAACTGCCGAAAAACTGGATGAGCGATCGATGGCGGCGCTGTTTATGCTTTGGCAAATGACAATTGCCGTTATGGGCGAGGTCCTAGACATCAATGCGTTTGATCAGCCCGGGGTCGAGCGCGGAAAAGTAATCGCTCGCCAATCACTCAAGAGTTAG